GAAGGCGGCCTCGCCGGCGAGACGCTCCGCCAGGCGCCGGAGGTGGAACGCCGTCTCCTCCGGCCGCTTCCAGAAGCGCTTCACCGCAGCTTCGTCGTAGCGGACGCTCGCGGCGAAGAAGGGAGAGACCTGCCGCGCGAGCGCGGGAAGCGTCCGCGGCCGCCCCTTCACCAGAGCGATGATGCGCGCCAGACGCTCCGGCGAGGTTTCGAGTCCGGGGTGGCTCCCGGCCAGCTCCCCCCCCTCCTCCCGCGCCTCGCGGCCGAGAATCTCGACGACCGCGACAGCCAGGTCGGCCGCCGGAGCGTCGGCGATGTGGCGCCCGTTCAGCCAGCCGAGCTTCTCAAGGTCGAACACCGCGCTCTTCTTCAGCACGCGACCGATGGAAAACGCCTCGACCAGGGCTCCGACGTCGAACACCTCGCGGTCGTCCCCCGGAGACCAGCCGAGGAGCGCGAGGAAGTTCACCATCCCCGCGGGCAGGTAGCCGCCGTCGCGATAGGCGAGGACCGAAAGGGCGCCGTGGCGCTTCGAGAGCCGCTTGCCGTCCGGCCCGAGGATCAGCGGCACGTGCCCGAAGCCGGGGAGCGGCCGGCCAAGGGCCCGGTAGAGGAGAATCTGCTTCGGCGTGTTCGAGAGATGGTCGTCCCCGCGAATCACGTGCGTGATCCCCGCCTCCGCATCATCGGAGACGACGGCGAGATTGTAGACGGGCGTCCCGTCGGAGCGAAGGATGATGAAGTCGTCGATCGAACCGGCGGGGAACGACATCGGTCCGTGGATCATGTCCTCCCACTCGATCGCCTCCTCCGGCACCCGAACGCGGAGGGCGAACGGCTCCCCGGCGTCGGCCCGCGCCCGCGACACCACGGGGTCCAGCCGGCGGCAGCGGCCATCGTAGCCGTATCCGGACCCGGCCCGCTGCGCCTCTTCGCGGCGCGCCGCGAGTTCCTCGGCAGTACAGAAGCAGCGGTAGGCGGCGCCCTGCCCGAGCAACGCCAGGGCATCGCGCCGGTGGCGCTCGACGCCGTCCGCCTGGAAGACCGGCCCCTCGTCCACGTCCAGCCCCAGCCATGCGAGTCCTTCCAGGATGGCCCGCGTGTGCTCGGGGCGGGAACGGGCCCGATCCGTATCCTCCACGCGCAGGAGGAACGTCCCGCCCGCGCGCCGGGCATACAGCCAGTTGAACAACGCCGTGCGCGCGCCGCCTACGTGCAGGAAACCGGTGGGACTGGGGGCGAACCGCACCCGTACCGTCAATCTGCGCTCCTGTTCCTCGGGGAAACCGCCGAACCCGGCGCGCCCGCGCGCCGAAGCCGTGGATCGTTCCATCTTGGATGGACGACCGATAGGATGCCACGCATGAGCCCTGGATCCGCTTTCGTCCTCCCCGGCCTGCGCAGTCCGTTCGCGAAGATCGACCGCGAACTCTCGCGCCTGGACGGTCTCGCGCTCTCCGCTCCGGTGATCCAGCAGACGGTGGCGGGGGACGGGGGCCCGGGCCGCGAGGAGGCGGGCCGGATCGACCTCTTCCTGTGGGGCGCGGTCATCCCCT
This genomic stretch from Candidatus Palauibacter scopulicola harbors:
- the gltX gene encoding glutamate--tRNA ligase; translation: MERSTASARGRAGFGGFPEEQERRLTVRVRFAPSPTGFLHVGGARTALFNWLYARRAGGTFLLRVEDTDRARSRPEHTRAILEGLAWLGLDVDEGPVFQADGVERHRRDALALLGQGAAYRCFCTAEELAARREEAQRAGSGYGYDGRCRRLDPVVSRARADAGEPFALRVRVPEEAIEWEDMIHGPMSFPAGSIDDFIILRSDGTPVYNLAVVSDDAEAGITHVIRGDDHLSNTPKQILLYRALGRPLPGFGHVPLILGPDGKRLSKRHGALSVLAYRDGGYLPAGMVNFLALLGWSPGDDREVFDVGALVEAFSIGRVLKKSAVFDLEKLGWLNGRHIADAPAADLAVAVVEILGREAREEGGELAGSHPGLETSPERLARIIALVKGRPRTLPALARQVSPFFAASVRYDEAAVKRFWKRPEETAFHLRRLAERLAGEAAFRDVETLESEVRGLAAELDVGAGRIINPLRVALMGQGVSPGIFEVLEAMGRERALARIGAAVRFLEARLPTA